One genomic window of Conger conger chromosome 7, fConCon1.1, whole genome shotgun sequence includes the following:
- the htr3a gene encoding 5-hydroxytryptamine receptor 3A codes for MLRRMGNPTSRFANATLVRLAEYLSAGYKKGVRPVRDWRKSTVVAIDLMVYSILNVDEKNQVLTTYVWYRQQWIDEFLVWNPEDFDDVKQVSIPTANIWVPDILINEFVDVGKSPDIPYVYVGNRGLVRNYKPIQVVTACSLNIYNFPFDVQNCSLTFQSWLHTINDINISLMRTPEEVRVDKSVFMNQGEWELLHVLSKYKSFSIDANDHYAEMKFHVVIRRRPLFYTVNLLLPSIFLMLMDIVGFYLPPDSGERVSFKITLLLGYSVFLIIVSDTLPATAIGTPLIGVYFVVCMALLVISLTETVLIVRLVHKQDLQPRVPEWVKYLVLERATAFLCIQSRNQFCSILSQGTDLHHFRENNMSMVRCNHRSCENAKDSERGLGMPLSSRDSIPVLDSILREISSIRQFLDRRDECRAIAREWLQVGYVLDVLLFRVYLAAVLAYSITLGTLWSVWQNS; via the exons ATGC tgagGAGAATGGGAAACCCCACCAGCCGCTTTGCCAATGCCACTTTGGTCCGACTTGCTGAGTATTTGAGTGCCGGGTACAAGAAAGGTGTGCGTCCCGTGCGAGACTGGCGAAAATCAACCGTGGTGGCCATCGATCTTATGGTCTATTCCATCCTGAATGTG GATGAGAAGAACCAGGTTTTGACTACATATgtgtggtacaggcag caatggATTGATGAATTCCTTGTCTGGAACCCTGAAGACTTTGATGACGTAAAACAAGTTTCCATCCCTACCGCCAACATCTGGGTGCCAGATATACTCATCAATGAGTT CGTGGACGTGGGAAAGTCCCCAGACATCCCGTACGTGTATGTGGGGAACAGGGGCCTGGTGAGGAACTACAAGCCCATCCAGGTGGTGACGGCCTGCAGCCTGAACATCTACAACTTCCCCTTCGACGTCCAGAACTGCAGCCTCACTTTCCAGAGCTGGCTGCACACCA TTAATGACATTAACATCTCACTAATGAGAACGCCAGAGGAAGTGAGGGTGGACAAGAGCGTCTTCATGaaccagggagagtgggagctCCTGCATGTCCTGTCAAAATACAAGTCCTTCAGCATCGATGCCAATGACCACTACGCAGAAATGAAGTTCCAC GTTGTCATTCGACGGAGACCTTTGTTCTACACAGTCAACCTCCTCCTGCCCAGCATATTCCTCATGCTGATGGACATTGTGGGTTTCTACCTGCCTCCGGACAGTGGAGAGAGGGTATCCTTTAAGATCACTCTCCTCCTGGGCTACTCCGTGTTCCTCATCATCGTGTCTGACACTCTGCCCGCCACCGCCATCGGCACACCACTCATCG GTGTGTACTTTGTTGTGTGCATGGCCCTGCTCGTCATCAGTCTGACGGAGACGGTGTTGATCGTTCGCCTGGTTCACAAGCAGGACCTCCAGCCAAGGGTCCCGGAGTGGGTGAAATACCTGGTTCTGGAGCGGGCCACGGCCTTCCTCTGCATCCAGAGCAGAAACCAGTTCTGCTCCATACTGTCACAAGGAACGGACCTGCACCACTTCAGGGAGAACAACATGAGCATGG TCAGATGCAACCACCGCAGCTGCGAGAACGCTAAGGACAGCGAGCGGGGTTTGGGAATGCCCTTGTCGTCCCGGGACAGCATTCCCGTCCTGGACAGCATCCTGCGGGAGATCTCGTCCATCCGGCAGTTCCTGGACCGGCGGGACGAGTGCCGGGCCATCGCGCGGGAGTGGCTGCAGGTGGGCTATGTGCTGGACGTGCTGCTGTTCCGGGTCTACCTGGCCGCCGTCCTGGCCTACAGCATCACGCTGGGCACCCTGTGGTCCGTGTGGCAGAACTCCTGA